A window of the Pyxidicoccus trucidator genome harbors these coding sequences:
- a CDS encoding ice-binding family protein, producing the protein MRTKSKAKQLKVVATLLLLLVGSACGDSDPRDPEDAGSRADAGSTADAGSATTPTLLSNSPLAAATGVPVNESVSATFSEAMDRATLTPTTFTLTAGVAAEPVQGTVHYANAKAVFWPAAHLASNTVFTATLTSGARSASGVALVAPHIWSFTTGSTRVAGTPVNLGTAGDYVILAKSGISTVPTSAITGNLAVSPAAASYITGFSLTSDSTNVFSTSPQVTGKVYAADYASPTPSNLTTAVGDMELAFTSASGRAPDFTELGTGNLGGMTLSPGVYKWGTAVLIPTDLTLTGSATDVWIFQIAQDLTLSSGTDIVLAGGALPKNIFWQVSGQVDLGTTAHLEGIILSQTSIKLRTGASVNGRLLAQTAVTLDGSTVVQPAP; encoded by the coding sequence ATGAGAACGAAGTCAAAAGCAAAGCAGCTCAAGGTTGTCGCGACGCTCCTCCTGCTCCTGGTGGGCTCTGCCTGCGGTGACTCGGACCCGCGGGACCCGGAGGACGCGGGGAGTCGGGCGGACGCCGGGAGCACGGCGGACGCGGGCAGCGCGACGACGCCGACCCTCCTCTCCAACTCGCCGCTCGCGGCCGCCACTGGCGTCCCCGTCAACGAGAGCGTCAGCGCGACCTTCAGCGAGGCGATGGACCGCGCCACGCTCACCCCGACCACCTTCACCCTGACCGCCGGGGTGGCGGCGGAGCCGGTCCAGGGGACGGTGCACTACGCCAACGCGAAGGCGGTGTTCTGGCCCGCCGCCCACCTCGCGAGCAACACCGTGTTCACCGCGACCCTCACCTCCGGCGCCCGGAGCGCCTCGGGTGTCGCGCTCGTGGCGCCGCACATCTGGAGCTTCACCACGGGCAGCACCCGGGTGGCGGGGACGCCCGTGAATCTCGGGACCGCGGGTGACTATGTCATCCTCGCGAAGAGCGGCATCTCCACGGTGCCGACCTCGGCCATCACGGGCAACCTCGCGGTCAGCCCCGCTGCCGCCAGCTACATCACCGGCTTCTCGCTGACCTCGGACTCCACCAACGTGTTCTCGACCTCCCCTCAGGTGACGGGGAAGGTGTACGCGGCGGACTACGCTTCACCCACTCCGTCCAACCTGACCACCGCGGTCGGTGACATGGAATTGGCCTTCACGAGTGCCTCGGGGCGCGCTCCCGACTTCACGGAGCTGGGCACGGGAAACCTCGGTGGGATGACGCTCTCCCCGGGTGTCTACAAGTGGGGGACGGCGGTCCTCATCCCGACGGACCTGACGCTCACCGGCAGTGCGACGGACGTGTGGATCTTCCAGATTGCCCAGGACCTGACCCTGAGCAGCGGCACGGACATCGTCCTGGCGGGTGGCGCACTGCCCAAGAACATCTTCTGGCAGGTCAGCGGTCAGGTGGACCTCGGCACGACGGCGCACCTGGAGGGAATCATCCTGAGCCAGACGTCCATCAAGCTGAGGACGGGCGCTTCGGTCAACGGCAGGCTGCTGGCACAGACGGCGGTCACCCTCGACGGCAGCACCGTCGTCCAGCCGGCCCCGTAA
- a CDS encoding ATP-binding protein — MTDHHGHAGHGVLSVEAPPGTEGALAEGLRDFLYGAWYMPHGHCYQWQPDLVVLHVLSDTLIGAAYLFISLSLYVLVRRIRLPFGGMILSFGLFIGACGLTHLVEVWNVWNSAYWLAGGVKAVTAVASVATGLYLVPLRRRVAEVVASARLSEERGVRLEKSSRELETLYAKLKESEAQRTGFFANVSHELRTPLALILGPVDRLLERGGLSAQDQKDLEVVRRNSRVLMRHVNALLDVAKLDAGQMRASYAETDLARLVRLCVENFEGLMAERRLRFSLELPGMLPAQVDPDKLQRVVLNLLSNAVKFTPEDGAIRVALSAEAGWGRLVVEDSGPGVPPELREVIFERFRQGEGVTSCQFGGTGLGLAIARDFVMLHGGRIRAEERPEGGARFVAELPLLAPSDARLQTVPEPEPSLLAARAEVDVLRPTADAPEEAVPEDPFRPRVLVVEDTREMRRYVAETLAQDFRVATATDGEDGLRQAETLRPDVIVSDLMMPRMGGDQLVREVRARAGLESTPILLLTARADDALRVDLLRAGAQDYLVKPFVAEELLARVSNLAVMKRTREVLQGSLDARSSDVEVLARELGLRKRQLEAALESTSSARAAAERASESKSTLLRLVSHELRTPLSVLQLTQHAFLREVGPLQPKAMEMFERMTRSTSRLREMTEMVLQYNQLEEGRLVVRRESVDLVSVAEDALVEVRGEADRKGLRTTVSRPAGMVVVQTDPRMLQLVLLNLLMNAVKYTQQGGIHVAVEVVAGARRVRVRDTGPGIPPEAQARIFEPFQHLEPLDNKSKPGVGLGLTLVRELVSVLGGKVTLKSEPGVGSEFIVDLPS; from the coding sequence ATGACTGACCACCACGGCCACGCGGGCCATGGAGTGCTGTCCGTTGAGGCCCCACCCGGGACGGAGGGAGCGCTGGCCGAGGGCCTGAGGGATTTCCTCTATGGCGCCTGGTACATGCCGCACGGCCACTGCTACCAGTGGCAGCCGGACCTGGTGGTGCTGCACGTGCTGTCCGACACGCTCATCGGCGCCGCCTACCTCTTCATCTCCCTGTCGCTGTACGTGCTGGTGCGGCGCATCCGGCTGCCCTTCGGGGGGATGATTCTCTCCTTCGGCCTCTTCATCGGCGCGTGCGGGCTGACGCACCTGGTCGAGGTGTGGAACGTGTGGAACTCGGCCTACTGGCTGGCGGGAGGCGTGAAGGCGGTGACGGCGGTGGCGTCCGTGGCCACGGGGCTGTACCTGGTGCCGCTGCGGCGCCGGGTGGCGGAGGTGGTGGCGTCCGCGCGGCTGTCCGAGGAGCGCGGGGTGCGGCTGGAGAAGAGCAGCCGGGAGCTGGAGACGCTCTACGCGAAGCTGAAGGAGTCCGAGGCGCAGCGCACCGGCTTCTTCGCCAACGTCAGCCACGAGCTGCGCACGCCGCTGGCGCTCATCCTGGGCCCGGTGGACCGGCTGCTGGAGCGGGGCGGGCTGTCCGCGCAGGACCAGAAGGACTTGGAGGTGGTGCGGCGCAACTCGCGCGTGCTGATGCGGCACGTGAATGCGCTGCTGGACGTGGCGAAGCTGGACGCGGGGCAGATGCGGGCGTCCTACGCGGAGACGGACCTGGCGCGCCTGGTGCGGCTGTGCGTGGAGAACTTCGAGGGGCTGATGGCGGAGCGGCGCCTGCGCTTCTCGCTGGAGCTGCCGGGCATGCTCCCCGCGCAGGTGGACCCGGACAAGCTGCAGCGGGTGGTGCTCAACCTGCTCTCCAACGCGGTGAAGTTCACCCCCGAGGACGGAGCCATCCGCGTGGCCCTGAGCGCGGAGGCGGGGTGGGGCCGGCTGGTGGTGGAGGACAGCGGGCCCGGCGTGCCGCCGGAGCTGCGCGAGGTCATCTTCGAGCGCTTCCGGCAGGGCGAGGGCGTCACCTCGTGCCAGTTCGGCGGCACCGGCCTGGGGCTGGCCATTGCCCGCGACTTCGTGATGCTGCACGGGGGGCGCATTCGCGCGGAGGAGCGCCCGGAGGGCGGAGCGCGCTTCGTGGCGGAGCTGCCGCTGCTGGCGCCCTCGGATGCGCGGCTCCAGACGGTACCCGAGCCGGAGCCCTCCCTGCTGGCGGCCCGCGCCGAGGTGGACGTGCTGCGGCCGACGGCGGACGCGCCGGAGGAGGCGGTGCCCGAGGACCCCTTCCGCCCGCGCGTGCTGGTGGTGGAGGACACCCGGGAGATGCGGCGCTACGTGGCGGAGACGCTGGCGCAGGACTTCCGGGTGGCCACCGCGACGGACGGCGAGGACGGGCTGCGGCAGGCGGAGACGCTGCGGCCGGACGTCATCGTCAGTGACTTGATGATGCCGCGCATGGGCGGAGACCAGCTGGTGCGGGAGGTGCGCGCGCGAGCCGGGCTGGAGTCCACGCCGATTCTCCTGCTCACCGCGCGGGCGGATGACGCGCTGAGGGTGGACCTGCTGCGCGCCGGCGCGCAGGACTACCTGGTGAAGCCCTTCGTGGCGGAGGAGCTGTTGGCGCGGGTGTCGAACCTGGCGGTGATGAAGCGCACGCGCGAGGTGCTGCAAGGCTCACTGGACGCGCGCTCGTCGGACGTGGAGGTGCTGGCCCGCGAGCTGGGGCTGCGCAAGCGCCAGCTGGAGGCGGCGCTGGAGAGCACCAGCTCGGCGCGCGCGGCGGCCGAGCGGGCCAGCGAGTCCAAGAGCACGCTGCTGCGGCTGGTGTCCCACGAGCTGCGCACGCCGCTGTCGGTGCTGCAGCTCACCCAGCACGCCTTCCTCCGTGAGGTGGGACCGCTCCAGCCGAAGGCGATGGAGATGTTCGAGCGCATGACGCGCTCCACCTCGCGCCTGCGGGAGATGACGGAGATGGTGCTCCAGTACAACCAGCTGGAGGAGGGACGGCTGGTGGTGCGGCGCGAGTCGGTGGACCTGGTGTCGGTGGCGGAGGATGCGCTGGTCGAGGTGCGCGGCGAGGCGGACCGCAAGGGGCTGCGGACGACGGTGTCCCGGCCGGCGGGGATGGTGGTGGTGCAGACGGACCCGCGCATGCTGCAACTGGTGCTGCTGAATCTGTTGATGAACGCGGTGAAGTACACCCAGCAGGGCGGCATCCACGTGGCGGTGGAGGTGGTGGCCGGCGCGAGGCGGGTGCGGGTGCGGGACACCGGCCCGGGCATTCCTCCGGAGGCCCAGGCGCGCATCTTCGAGCCCTTCCAGCACCTGGAGCCGTTGGACAACAAGTCCAAGCCCGGCGTGGGGCTGGGGCTGACGCTGGTGCGCGAGCTGGTCTCGGTGCTGGGTGGGAAGGTGACGCTGAAGTCCGAGCCCGGCGTGGGCAGCGAGTTCATCGTCGACCTGCCGTCCTGA
- a CDS encoding RluA family pseudouridine synthase, producing the protein MLLNDGYVYREQLGHRRGLNALAHLADRYRHSSESEWRARFERGEVQLDGVIVGGLEPLRAGQWLCWHRPPWEEPDTPRTFELVHEDAELLAVVKPPGLPTLPAGGYLQNTLLSLVQARWPEAVPMHRLGRATSGLVLFTRTPAAASHVASSWREGLVHKRYRALSLGLAAHGDYDIRAPIGLVPHPRLGEVHGASERGRASHSTARVLERRAEHTLFEVDIHTGRPEQIRIHLAFIGHPLVGDPLFAAGGLPRADNPGLPGDGGYLLHAESLALPHPRSGVRLRLHAPPPVALRC; encoded by the coding sequence GTGCTGCTCAATGACGGCTACGTGTACCGCGAGCAGCTCGGGCACCGCCGGGGCCTCAACGCGCTCGCCCACCTGGCGGACCGGTACCGTCACTCCTCGGAGTCCGAGTGGCGGGCGCGCTTCGAGCGGGGCGAGGTGCAGCTGGATGGCGTCATCGTGGGCGGGCTGGAGCCCCTGAGGGCGGGGCAGTGGCTGTGCTGGCACCGTCCGCCGTGGGAGGAGCCCGACACGCCACGGACCTTCGAGCTCGTGCATGAGGACGCGGAGCTGCTCGCCGTGGTGAAGCCGCCCGGGCTGCCGACGCTGCCCGCGGGGGGCTACCTCCAGAACACGCTGCTCTCCCTGGTGCAGGCGCGCTGGCCCGAGGCCGTCCCCATGCACCGCCTGGGGCGCGCCACGTCGGGCCTGGTGCTCTTCACGCGCACGCCCGCCGCCGCCTCCCACGTGGCGAGCAGCTGGCGTGAGGGCCTCGTGCACAAGCGTTACCGCGCGCTCTCCCTCGGGCTCGCCGCCCATGGGGACTACGACATTCGCGCGCCCATCGGGCTGGTGCCCCATCCCCGGCTGGGCGAGGTGCACGGCGCGAGCGAGCGGGGACGAGCGTCCCACAGCACGGCTCGGGTGCTGGAGCGGCGCGCCGAACACACGCTCTTCGAGGTGGACATCCACACGGGGCGTCCCGAGCAGATTCGCATCCACCTGGCCTTCATCGGCCACCCGCTCGTGGGGGACCCGCTCTTCGCCGCGGGAGGCCTGCCGCGGGCTGACAACCCCGGGCTCCCCGGCGACGGCGGCTACCTGCTGCATGCCGAGTCGCTCGCACTCCCCCACCCGCGCTCGGGCGTGCGGCTGCGACTGCACGCCCCGCCTCCCGTCGCGCTCCGCTGCTGA